In a single window of the Oscarella lobularis chromosome 2, ooOscLobu1.1, whole genome shotgun sequence genome:
- the LOC136184053 gene encoding NXPE family member 4-like has translation MTPFKLLHRREVLFGLVIIVCVGFYVLLKLDSESTRDYRQPRIETVTYLGDQRIFQEVDGMNEDSENEVVGMSVARLSWENVAETSPQYTEVKILTNEPVQNMPLRIVIHARDVHNRAQVTGGDLIYPVLKDVKRKYYQTGAIRDFDNGSYLIEFQPDWAGSASLELTLAYPSKFRRAAVGEETYGYYFTCYYAKNLKASPLANLPEKSNRHRPSVLADKPSGRCYFDWKPMPNRMEPQNWCTMNAPEYNNYISCELPKGGVKCEDSFSCIHDKRMPETAKAKFLAHKPAVSYYQPLRPIRSITIRPSSGVRSGITLCSRFFSGENSRPRKVLGYWLGAKFVPKCSHSCKTTDDLLPCVMDSHWYFMGDSTMRQLINELNCIVAPQKKCLGSMTIKSLHIRREFFPECRCTTEFQFFGAPVATSDSLRNFTVEGLPYESNTIDLIVASNASGSGGDVLVIGSIQHLVFIPFPGFIKRMMVIRDALIRLRRRAPDIKIIWKGSNSRGAKTDFFTNNAKVEFYANVAQDIMKDVPSIYIVNTWNIFLGSPFGAPGKVNIHYPDDAIRELLRLVAGIACSKTTR, from the exons ATGACACCGTTCAAGTTGTTGCATAGACGTGAAGTCCTCTTTGGACTTGTCATCATTGTTTGTGTTGGATTTTATGTCCTGCTCAAGCTCGACTCTGAGTCGACCCGGGATTATCGTCAGCCTCGCATCGAAACGGTGACGTATTTAGGTGATCAACGTATCTTTCAG GAGGTTGATGGTATGAATGAAGACTCGGAGAACGAAGTAGTAG GAATGAGCGTTGCTCGCCTGTCGTGGGAAAACGTAGCTGAAACAAGTCCCCAGTATACGGAAGTGAAAATTTTGACAAATGAACCCGTACAGAACATGCCGTTGAGAATCGTCATTCACGCAAGAGACGTTCACAATCGGGCTCAAGTCACCGGGGGCGATCTTATCTATCCCGTTCTAAAAGACGTGAAACGGAAATACTATCAAACGGGAGCCATTCGCGACTTTGACAACGGTTCGTATCTGATCGAGTTCCAACCCGATTGGGCGGGATCGGCGTCGTTGGAACTGACCTTGGCATATCCGAGCAAATTTCGACGCGCAGCTGTTGGAGAAGAAACCTATGGGTATTATTTCACTTGTTATTATGCTAAGAATTTAAAGGCGTCTCCGCTTGCAAATCTGCCAGAAAAGTCTAATAGACATCGGCCATCCGTCTTGGCTGACAAACCGTCCGGACGTTGCTATTTCGATTGGAAGCCAATGCCAAACCGAATGGAACCTCAGAATTGGTGCACGATGAACGCACCGGAATACAACAACTACATCTCGTGCGAACTTCCAAAAGGAGGAGTAAAATGTGAAGACAGTTTTTCTTGCATCCATGACAAAAGAATGCCCGAGACAGCAAAAGCCAAATTTTTGGCTCACAAGCCCGCCGTGTCATACTACCAGCCTTTGAGACCTATTCGTTCAATTACCATTCGACCAAGCAGTG GCGTTAGATCTGGCATTACTCTCTGTTCAAGATTTTTCAGCGGCGAAAATAGCAGACCTCGCAAAGTGTTGGGTTATTGGTTGGGTGCCAAGTTTGTTCCCAAATGTTCTCATTCGTGCAAAACGACAGACGATCTACTGCCTTGCGTGATGGACTCCCATTGGTATTTCATGGGCGATTCAACTATGCGACAGCTCATAAACGAACTCAATTGCATTGTCGCGCCACAGAAGAAGTGCCTTGGCAGCATGACTATTAAAAGTTTACACATACGACGCGAATTTTTTCCCGAGTGCCGTTGTACCAccgaatttcaattttttggcGCTCCTGTGGCGACGAGTGACTCGCTGAGAAATTTTACAGTTGAGGGTCTTCCTTATGAATCGAACACAATCGATTTGATAGTCGCGAGTAATGCGTCAGGGTCAGGCGGAGACGTGCTTGTCATTGGATCGATTCAACATCTTGTTTTCATTCCGTTTCCTGGGTTTATCAAGCGCATGATGGTCATTCGAGATGCAttgattcgtcttcgacgtcgagcacCGGATATTAAAATCATATGGAAGGGCTCAAATTCTCGTGGGGCCAAAACTGACTTCTTTACCAACAATGCGAAAGTTGAATTCTATGCAAATGTTGCCCAGGACATTATGAAAGACGTGCCGTCAATATATATCGTAAATACTTGGAATATATTTTTAGGAAGCCCATTCGGCGCGCCCGGAAAAGTCAACATTCATTATCCTGACGACGCAATTAGAGAACTTTTACGATTAGTAGCAGGAATCGCTTGTTCAAAAACGACTCGGTAg
- the LOC136200018 gene encoding NXPE family member 2-like, which translates to METEEEFDSLVPLFASSARPIESKKRPTSPSSPGPSVWHRAAAKGRTVADPWASFEIERTCETEKALRYQYDAYFVFSHLRAELCENEKLSAFVHHNDWKHAANYVAKSYKQPVERRVYFSDVQLQMDAKLWAEEFNKHGPPKKVDIFQTFLIELIDRSEKPLYCVERLIEGDLTIAGTVTDLNNHIRDSVVFAFALFPEMTPFKLLHRRDVLFGLVIIVCVGFYVLLKLDSESTRDYRQPRIKTVTYLGDQRIFQEVDGMNEENEVVGMSVARLSWENVAETSPQYTEVKVLTNEPVQNMPLRIVIHARDVHNRAQVTGGDLIYPVLKDVKRKYYQTGAIRDFDNGSYLIEFQPDWAGSASLELTLAYPSKFRRAAVGEETYGYYFTCYYAKNLKASPLAKLPEFSGRPRSSVLADKLSGRCYFDWKPMPNRMKPQSWCTMNAPEYNNYISCELPKGGVKCEDSFSCIYDKRMPETAKAKFLAHKPAVSYYQPLSPIRSITIQPGGVNSSVTLCSRFFSGENSRPRKVLGSWLGAKKFVSKCSHSCKTTDDVLRCVTDSHWYFIGDSTVRQVINQLNCIVASKCRGGGGVRIRREFFPKCRCTTEFQFFGAPVATSGSLRNFTAEGLPYGPDTIDSIVASNASGGDVLVIGSIQHFVLIPFPGFIKRTMAIRDALIRLRRRAPNITIIWKGTNSRQLGMSLYGNNAKLEFYAKVAQEIVKDVPSIYIVNTWNMFLGSPFGATGKVGVHYPQDAIRELLRLLVGIACSKTTR; encoded by the exons ATGGAGACCGAGGAAGAGTTCGATTCCCTCGTCCCTCTGTTCGCCTCGTCCGCGCGGCCAATCGAATCAAAGAAGCGcccgacgtcgccttcgtcgcctGGACCGTCCGTTTGGCATCGCGCAGCGGCGAAAGGTCGCACCGTCGCCGATCCTTGGGCGTCGTTCGAAATTGAGCGAACGTGCGAGACGGAGAAGGCCCTGCGATACCAGTACGACGcttattttgtttttagtcATTTGCGTGCGGAGCTATGCGAGAAT gaaaaattgtcggCTTTCGTGCATCACAACGACTGGAAGCACGCCGCCAATTACGTCGCGAAATCGTACAAGCAGCCGGTCGAGCGAAGAGTCTACTTCAGCGACGTTCAATTGCAAATGGACGCCAAGTTGTGGGCAGAGGAATTCAACAAGCACGGCCCTCCAAAAAAG GTTGACAtctttcaaacgtttttAATAGAACTCATAGATAGAAGCGAAAAACCCTTGTACTGCGTCGAACGGCTCATCGAAGGCGATCTAACAATCGCTGGTACTGTCACG GATCTGAACAATCACATACGAGACAGCGTCGTCTTTGCCTTTGCTCTGTTTCCTGAAATGACACCGTTCAAGTTGTTGCATAGACGTGACGTCCTCTTTGGACTTGTCATCATTGTTTGTGTTGGATTTTATGTCCTGCTCAAGCTCGACTCTGAGTCGACCCGGGATTATCGTCAGCCTCGCATCAAAACGGTGACGTATTTAGGTGATCAACGTATCTTTCAG GAGGTTGATGGTATGAatgaagagaacgaagtAGTAG GAATGAGCGTTGCTCGCCTATCGTGGGAAAACGTAGCTGAAACAAGTCCTCAGTACACAGAAGTGAAAGTTTTGACAAATGAACCCGTACAGAACATGCCGTTGAGAATCGTCATTCACGCAAGAGACGTTCACAATCGGGCTCAAGTCACCGGGGGCGATCTTATCTATCCCGTTCTAAAAGACGTGAAACGGAAATACTATCAAACGGGAGCCATTCGCGACTTTGACAACGGTTCGTATCTGATCGAGTTCCAACCCGATTGGGCGGGATCGGCGTCGTTGGAACTGACCTTGGCATATCCGAGCAAATTTCGACGCGCAGCTGTTGGAGAAGAAACCTATGGGTATTATTTCACTTGTTATTATGCTAAGAATTTAAAGGCGTCTCCGCTTGCAAAACTGCCAGAATTTTCTGGTAGGCCTCGGTCATCCGTCTTGGCTGACAAACTGTCCGGACGTTGCTATTTCGATTGGAAGCCAATGCCAAACCGAATGAAACCTCAGAGTTGGTGCACGATGAACGCACCGGAATACAACAACTACATCTCGTGCGAACTTCCAAAAGGAGGAGTAAAATGTGAAGACAGTTTTTCTTGCATCTATGACAAAAGAATGCCCGAGACAGCAAAAGCCAAATTTTTGGCTCACAAGCCCGCCGTGTCATACTACCAGCCTTTGAGTCCTATTCGTTCGATTACCATTCAGCCCGGCG gCGTGAATTCTAGCGTTACTCTTTGTTCAAGATTTTTCAGTGGGGAAAATAGTAGACCTCGCAAAGTGTTGGGTTCTTGGTTGGGTGCCAAGAAATTTGTTTCCAAATGTTCTCATTCGTGCAAAACGACAGACGATGTGCTGCGTTGCGTGACCGACTCCCATTGGTATTTCATCGGCGATTCAACTGTGCGACAGGTCATAAACCAACTCAATTGCATTGTCGCGTCAAAGTgccgtggcggcggcggtgtaCGCATACGGCGCGAATTTTTCCCTAAGTGTCGTTGTACCAccgaatttcaatttttcggaGCTCCTGTGGCGACGTCGGGCTCGTTGAGAAATTTCACAGCTGAAGGTCTTCCTTATGGACCGGACACAATAGATTCAATAGTCGCGAGTAATGCGTCAGGAGGAGACGTGCTTGTCATTGGGTCGATTCAACACTTTGTTTTAATTCCGTTTCCTGGGTTTATCAAGCGTACGATGGCCATTCGAGATGCAttgattcgtcttcgacgtcgagcacCGAATATTACAATTATATGGAAAGGCACAAATTCTCGTCAGCTAGGAATGAGCCTGTATGGGAACAACGCAAAACTTGAATTCTATGCAAAAGTTGCTCAGGAAATTGTGAAAGACGTGCCCTCAATATACATCGTAAATACTTGGAATATGTTTTTGGGAAGTCCATTCGGCGCGACCGGAAAAGTCGGCGTTCATTACCCCCAAGACGCAATCAGAGAACTTTTACGATTATTAGTAGGAATCGCTTGTTCAAAAACGACTCGGTAG
- the LOC136200009 gene encoding peptide chain release factor 1-like, which yields MFRRSFLPLVRFLSSSRTSKALDRLRLTPNLRLCAQKVSKQHSDLNKVLLERGNSLSSEKRRELSRTLSFLGDTAEALSRLELKENDLTDLDAIRNDDEEMRDIVDEDRHWLQEQIMELESAVVQSLIPKDEVDESSAILEVRAGTGGEEAALFASTVFAAYQKYAAYKGWSFEVLHRSETDRKGIRDASASVVGHGVFGSLKYECGVHRVQRVPATETAGRVHTSTMTVAVLPQPKEIELNIDMADVKIETFRAGGAGGQHVNKTDSAVRMTHLPTGIVVSMQDDRSQLRNRAKAMQVLRARLYDLRRQDVVKERTEARRQQIGTAARSEKIRTYNFPQDRVTDHRLGKTKHDIKSVLEGGEGLDDLIASLHTQQTLKRLESLS from the exons ATGTTTCGACGCAGTTTTCTCCCGCTCGTTCGATTCCTTTCCAGCTCTCGCACGA GTAAGGCGCTCGATCGACTGCGTTTGACGCCGAATCTGCGACTGTGCGCCCAGAAAGTGTCAAAACAGCACTCCGATTTGAATAAAGTTCTTCTCGAGAGA GGAAACTCGCTATCGTCGGAGAAGCGCAGAGAGCTCAGCCGAacactttcgtttctaggCGACACAGCAGAAGCACTTTCACGCCTAGaattaaaagaaaac GATCTTACTGATCTGGATGCAATAAGGAACGACGATGAGGAAATGAGGGACATTGTGGACGAAGATAGACATTGGCTGCAAGAGCAGATAATGGAATTAGAG AGTGCTGTAGTCCAGTCTCTAATTCCAAAAGACGAGGTGGACGAGAGCAGCGCTATATTGGAAGTGAGAGCCGGAACGGGTGGCGAAGAGGCGGCTCTGTTTGCTTCCACCGTATTTGCAGCCTATCAAAAGTACGCCGCGTACAAGGGCTGGTCATTTGAAGTCCTGCACAGAAGCGAAACGGACAGAAAAGGCATCcga GACGCTAGTGCTTCTGTGGTCGGCCACGGCGTCTTTGGGTCTCTAAAG TATGAATGTGGTGTGCATCGCGTGCAACGTGTACCTGCCACGGAAACGGCCGGTCGCGTTCACACTAGCACAATGACTGTGGCAGTTTTGCCTCAACCTAAAGAA ATTGAGCTCAACATAGATATGGCTGATGTCAAAATCGAGACATTTCGAGCTGGAGg TGCTGGCGGCCAGCACGTGAATAAGACGGACAGTGCCGTGCGAATGACTCACCTTCCCACGGGCATTGTCGTCAGCATGCAAGACGATCGATCTCAATTGCGA AATCGAGCCAAGGCCATGCAGGTATTGCGAGCGCGTCTCTACGACTTGCGTCGACAGGATGTCGTCAAAGAGCGAACGGAAGCGAGACGACAGCAAATTGGAACGGCAGCTCGGTCGGAGAAAATACGGACGTACAATTTTCCACAA GACAGAGTGACTGATCATCGTCTTGGCAAAACGAAGCACGATATCAAATCAGTGCTTGAGGGCGGTGAAGGTCTTGACGATCTTATAGCTTCTTTACACACTCAGCAGACGCTGAAACGTCTTGAAAGTTTATCGTGA
- the LOC136183924 gene encoding eukaryotic elongation factor 2 kinase-like, protein METEEEFDSLVPLFASSARPIESKKRPSSSTTSPTSPSSPGPSVWHRAAAKGRTVADPWASFEIERTCETEKALRYQYDARKRHWTTDEITIKMQSKSFACGAMRECFRMKKLSAFVHHNDWKHAANYVAKSYKQPVERRVYFSDVQLQMDAKLWAEEFNKHGPPKKVDIFQTFLIELIDRSEKPLYCVERLIEGDYIKYNSNTGFVSAEQRYTPQAFSHFTFERSGHKLIVVDIQGVGDLYTDPQIHTEDGLQYGEANLGVKGMALFFYSHRCNPICESLGLTPFDLGDDELASVNVAIGSSLTSVSTKSADQVFPIDDIERLGAPEPSPKLNSVLTTYPVSILPCESDSDTGTKSLEDAFELKKRKMTPAKILPRVMNEDEEISEESSLLGQIHFALAVYHDLGRFSEGEPVIDNGLFHLQKAAEAGVMKAALLLAKIYLQFPHDELSSFRVDSSKDNETKGIEMMERAAQVGDKEAAIYTAKHYDGMGPSESDTALRWYKRATTCSATENDDSSSAGQDCQLLARMAEIHMSKKEYQEAGDLYTEAAEMATEAMKGKLASKYYCLAEEAWGNIED, encoded by the exons ATGGAGACCGAGGAAGAGTTCGATTCCCTCGTCCCTCTGTTCGCCTCGTCCGCGCGGCCAATCGAATCAAAGAAgcgcccgtcgtcgtcgacgacgtcgccgacgtcgccttcgtcgcctGGACCGTCCGTTTGGCATCGCGCAGCGGCGAAAGGTCGCACCGTCGCCGATCCTTGGGCGTCGTTCGAAATCGAGCGAACGTGCGAGACGGAGAAGGCCCTGCGATACCagtacgacgcgagaaagCGTCATTGGACGACGGACGAGATTACGATCAAGATGCAGTCGAAA tcATTTGCGTGCGGAGCTATGCGAGAATGTTTTCGAAT GAAAAAATTGTCGGCTTTCGTGCATCACAACGACTGGAAGCACGCCGCCAATTACGTCGCGAAATCGTACAAGCAGCCAGTCGAGCGAAGAGTCTACTTCAGCGACGTTCAATTGCAAATGGACGCCAAGTTGTGGGCAGAGGAATTCAACAAGCACGGCCCTCCAAAAAAG gtTGACAtctttcaaacgtttttAATAGAACTCATAGATAGAAGCGAAAAACCCTTGTACTGCGTCGAACGGCTCATCGAAGGCGACTACATCAAGTACAACTCCAACACGGGCTTTGTCTCAGCCGAACAGCGATACACTCCGCAG gcaTTTAGCCACTTTACATTTGAGCGTTCGGGTCACAaactcatcgtcgtcgatataCAAG GTGTTGGCGATCTCTACACAGATCCTCAAATACACACTGAAGACGGGCTTCAGTACGGCGAGGCGAATCTCGGCGTAAAAGGAATGgctctctttttctactCACATCGTTGTAATCCGATTTGCGAGTCGCTCGGCTTGACTCCGTTTGATttgggcgacgacgagctcgcTTCCGTCAACGTAGCAATAGGATCGTCCTTGACAAGTGTTAGTACGAAGAGCGCCGATCAAGTGTTTCCCATCGACGATATCGAGCGTCTTGGGGCGCCCGAACCGTCGCCGAAATTGAATTCTGTATTGACGACGTATCCCGTTAGCATCCTGCCGTGCGAATCGGACTCTGATACAGGAACAAAG TCCCTGGAAGACGCGTTTgagttgaaaaagagaaagatgacGCCGGCAAAAATTTTGCCGAGGGTGAtgaacgaagacgaggaaatcAGCGAGGAAAGCAGCCTTTTAGGACAG ATTCACTTTGCTCTGGCTGTTTATCATGATTTGGGTCGATTTAGTGAAGGCGAGCCGGTGATTGACAATGGCCTGTTTCATCTGCAGAAAGCCGCCGAGGCTGGGGTCATGAAGGCGGCTCTCCTTCTGGCGAAAATCTATCTTCAGTTTCCTCACGACGAACTCAgctcgtttcgcgtcgactcgtcgaaagACAACGAGACGAAAGGAATTGAGATGATGGAAAGGGCGGCGCAAGTTGGCGACAAAGAAGCGGCCATCTACACGGCAAAGCACTATGATGGGATGGGGCCGTCAGAGTCTGATACCGCACTAAGATGGTACAAAAGAGCGACGACATGTTCAGcgacagaaaacgacgactcgtcgtcaGCTGGTCAGGACTGCCAGCTATTAGCACGAATGGCCGAGATTCACATGAGCAAGAAAGAGTACCAAGAAGCAG GAGATTTATATACGGAAGCTGCCGAAATGGCAACAGAAGCAATGAAAGGCAAGCTGGCTAGCAAGTACTATTGTCTAGCTGAAGAAGCTTGGGGCAACATTGAAGATTGA
- the LOC136183927 gene encoding cAMP-dependent protein kinase regulatory subunit-like, giving the protein MSASHDSSVREWQSYVDEHGIQAILKECVVRMCIAKPENPYAFLKEYFANLEKERGGSHAAASSAAAAAEAEAGAAPATAARGAAENGVDDEMAASAANQRPRVRRGAVSAAVVTEEDAVSYVKKVIPKDYKTTQALSKAIEKNILFKHLDDNEKSDIFDAMFVVKHAEGEVIIQQGDHGDNFYVIDSGQVEVFVNGQHVTTISEGGSFGELALIYGTPRAATVKSKHETKLWAIDRDSYRRILMGSTIRKRKMYQEFLSKVNILESLDQWERLTVADALEPVSFQDGDTVVTQGQHGDEFFIILEGRAIVTQKRPEDAEPIEVGNLGPSEYFGEIALLLKRPRAATVNAKGNLKCVKLDRARFERVMGPCVDILKRNIQKYNSLLALVV; this is encoded by the exons ATGTCCGCCTCGCACGACTCATCGGTGCGCGAATGGCAGAGCTACGTCGACGAACACGGTATACAGGCAATACTGAAGGAATGCGTCGTGCGCATGTGCATCGCAAAACCCGAAAATCCCTACGCTTTCCTCAAGGAATACTTCGCTAATCTCGAAAAG GAACGAGGCGGATCGCacgccgccgcttcgagtgccgccgccgccgccgaagccgaAGCCGGTGCCGCAcctgcgacggcggcgagaggAGCCGccgaaaacggcgtcgatgacgaaatGGCGGCGTCCGCGGCGAATCAACGACCGCGCGTGCGACGCGGCGCCGTgagcgccgccgtcgtgACCGAAGAGGACGCCGTAAGCTACGTGAAgaaa GTCATTCCGAAGGATTATAAGACGACGCAGGCTCTGTCGAAGGCGATTGAGAAGAACATCCTGTTCAAACATTTGGATGATAATGAGAAGAG TGATATATTTGACGCTATGTTTGTGGTGAAACATGCTGAGGGAGAAGTGATCATTCAACAAG GTGATCACGGAGATAATTTTTATGTTATCGATAGCGGACAAGTTGAG GTCTTTGTGAATGGCCAGCACGTTACTACAATTAGTGAGGGCGGGAGCTTTGGTGAACTTGCCTTGATATACGGAACGCCGCGCGCTGCTACGGTCAAATCAAAGCATGAGACGAAATTGTGGGCCATTGATCGAGATAGCTATAGAAGAATTCTCATG GGAAGTACGAtaagaaagaggaaaatgTACCAGGAGTTTCTGTCAAAGGTCAATATCTTGG AATCCCTTGATCAGTGGGAGCGTTTGACGGTTGCCGACGCTCTGGAGCCCGTTTCCTTTCAGGACGGTGATACGGTCGTGACGCAAGGTCaacacggcgacgaattcttCATCATTCTCGAAGGCCGCGCAATTGTCACGCAAAAGCGACCCGAGGACGCGGAGCCCATCGAAGTGGGCAACTTGGGCCCGTCTGAATACTTTG GCGAAATTGCTCTATTGCTGAAAAGACCCCGCGCCGCGACGGTGAACGCGAAGGGCAATTTGAAGTGCGTCAAGCTCGATAGGGCTCGCTTTGAACGCGTTATGGGACCGTGCGTCGATATACTGAAGCGAAACATTCAGAAGTACAACAGCCTCTTGGCGTTGGTCGTCTGA